In the Dolichospermum flos-aquae CCAP 1403/13F genome, GGAACAGGAATGAGCTTTAAAGCCTCTTCTGTTGTCAATACTATCATTGGTAGCATGATTACAGCTAAGGCAAAACCACCGGCAATGGCGCTAAATCCCTTAGTTAATAAAACAATTACACCATAAGCGAACATCCCCACAATAATGGAAGGAACACCTGTCAGAATGCTAGTAACAAACCGGACATACTGAGTAAATGGGTTAGTTTGACTAAATTCTGCTAAAAATATTCCTGTAATTACCCCCACAGGAATACTGAGTAATGCACCGATACTTACCATAAGTATAGTACCAAGAATAGCATTAGCAAACCCATTTTCAATTAATGGATGAAATAACATCTCTAGCTTGAAACCAGAAAGCCCCCGTGACATGATTTCCCACAGTATGGATGATAGTGGCAACAGTGCTAAAACACTCAAACCAAAGGCAATCCCATTCATTGCGTATGTAAATAATTGCCTACCTCTGGATAATGGCTGATACAATTCAGTCGCTGTGGACTGATCTATTTCTGAATTTGGATAAGCACTCATGTTAATTTTGGATTTTGGATTTTGGATTTTGAATTGTCTGTCAAGTTATGCAAGGGAATGAGGGAAAACATTTAGAAAGAAAGCCATACAATACAGCGGTTTCCGCTCTTATGAGGTACAAAGTTGAATCATGAAACTCTTGTAGTGCGGGCATACTTCGACCCTTCGACAGGCTCAGGGCATCGCTTGCTCAGTACAAGTCTTGCCCGCTAGATATGTACCTCATAACACCGGAAAGTGCTGTAATAAACCGTTACTTCTTCCTCCTGACTCGGTGACTCCTTGATTCCTGACTCCTGACTCCTGACTCGGTGATTCCTGTTATCTATTCTTTTTAGCAACCCACTCCACTACTAATACAGCCGCAATATTTATAGCTAGAGTTAAGGCAAATAAAATTAGACCTAAATAACTTAATGCCCCAATATGTAAGCCCGGTTCGGCTTCGGCAAATTCATTGGCTAAGACTGCGGGAATATTATATGCTGGATCTAAAAGAGATATACTAATTTGGGCGGAGTTACCAATTAGCATCGTTACAGCCATTGTTTCTCCTAAAGCCCTACCCAGAGATAGCATTGTTGCACTAACCATCCCAGAAAATGCTGCTGGTAATAAGACCCGAAAAACTGTTTCCCAACGAGTTCCCCCTAAAGCCATAGATGAGCTACGTAACTCTTTAGGAATAACCATTAAAACATCACGAGAAATAGCTGCCATTGCGGGTAAGGTCATAATGGCGAGAACAATACCTGCTGTCAACATATTGTTGCCGGCAGGGTCTTGTGTATTAAATAGTGGTATAAACCCAAGGACACTACTTAACCATTTTTCTATGGGGACGATGAAAGGAATAAAGATGAAAATTCCCCATAAACCAATAATTACACTGGGGATAGCGGCAATTAATTCGATGACAAAGGCTATGGTAGTTTTGACTGGATTTGGTAAAAAGTCTTCACTTGTGACTAAGGCTATGGATATGCCTACGGGTATAGTTAATAAAACAGCGATCGCACTGCTGACCAAAGTTCCATAGATGTAAGGTAATGCCCCAAAAATTTGATTCCCTGTATCCCAATCTTGTCCCCATAAAAAGCCCAATCCAAATTTATCAATAGCTGGTTGTGCTTCTTTATAAATCACCCAGGTCATGACAAAGAGGATAGCTACAGTAATACCAGAGAAAATATACACTAGCCATGTAAATCCCTTATCAAACCAGAAATTAACGCCACCAGTGGATGTTAAATCAATATCTCCATCACTTAAATTAGCCATGATCAATAAAAAGTTTATGAAATCTGGTACATTAGATATAAGCGTTCACCAATCAGTCCGTAGGGGTAATTCATGAATTACCCCCACCAAATTAGGATGATCAAATTTAGCTACGTAACAGTCTAGATGACGGCTGAATGCTTACGTAAAAATTACTTAACGGTGCTATTTACTGTTTGGAGAACACGGTTCACAACATCACTAGGAATTTTAGTGTAGTTGAGGTCATCATTATACTGTTGACCGTCTTTGAGTACCCAGTTAATCCATTTCTTCACAGCTTCAGCTTTCGCAGGATTAGAATACTTTTGATAAACCATCATCCATGTCAAACCAACGATAGGATAACCTTGACTGGGATCTCCGATAAAAACGCGGTAGTTACTAGGAAAAGCTACATTGGATAAAGCTGAGTTAGCAGATGCTAAAGAAGGAGCAACAAATTCTCCTTTCTTATTTTGTATTTCTGCTGAATTTAGTTTGTTTTTAGTAGCGTAGTCATATTCAACATAACCAATAGATCCAGGGTTGCTTCTCACTAAAGCTGCTACTCCAGGATTACCTTTACCTTTGAGAACGTTGGGTAGAGTCCATTTGGGAGCGGTGTTAGCTCCAATTCTGCCTTTGAAATAACCACTAATAGCACTTAAATGGTTGGTGAAAATAAATGTTGTACCACTACCATCAGCGCGAACTACAAATTTAATTGGACTGTTTGGGAGGTTTACACCGGGGTTATCCGCTTTAATTTTTGCGTCATCCCAGTTTTTAATTTGTCCAGAGAAAATTGCTGGTAATGTAGCACGAGATAATCTCAGTTTGCTGACACCAGGTAAATTATAAACAACGGAAACGGCACCACCAGCAGTGGGTACTAAGATCACACCATTCTTAACTTTAGCGATTTCATCATCTTTCATCGCTGCGTCACTACCACCAAAGTCAACTGTTCCCGCAATGGTTTGACGAATACCACCACCACTACCAATGGCTTGATAGTTAACTTTCAAGTCGGGGTATTTTTTCTTAACTTCACGAGCATAACGTTCGTACAAAGGAGCGGGAAAGGTTGCTCCAGCACCGTTTAAAGTTTGAGCTTGAGCGATCGCACTCAGCATTGGACTCAATGCAACAGCCCCGGTTATGACTGAAGTGGCAACAACACGATTCAAAATGGTGGATAAAAAAGCCATACTGCCTCTTAAGTTTTTAGAAATACTTACTTAGGGAATTACATCCTGGTATTAATTTGATACTAAATAGTTAAGAGAAGATTAAGAAACGAACAATCTCAGTTTAAATTCAATTTAAACATTTAATTTTAAGTAGTCGGACAAAATTAAATTCACTCGTTGAGAGAGGGAACAGGGAACAGGTAATTGGTAATTGGTAATTGGTAATTGGTGATTGGTAATTGGTAATTGGTAATTGGTAATTGGTGAAAACTATTCTTCTTTCTCCTTCCTCCTGAACTCCTGACTCCTAATTCTATAAAATATCCTAGCAGTGTTATGTAAATAAACAGTCTGCTAGGAATACGTGGTATTATTTGCCATGTTTGAGCGGATTAGTATTTATTTATTTGCATAACAATACTTTTTTATCCCTAACCACAATAAACAAAAAAGGTGATAAATTGGTTAAGATAATTCATGTAAATGGTTAATTTGTGATTAAAATCAGAGTCCAAGATTGCTAACGGATGTATTTTTTCTGGTAATCTAAGCTGGCACTTTCAGGGTTTTTCATAGTCATGACAACCTTGACTGTGGCAAAACAAGTGATTAAAGAGAATTTTATGGCGCTCATAGTTCAAAAATACGGTGGTACATCAGTTGGTTCAGTTGAACGCATTCAAGCCGTTGCTGAGAGGATTGAAAAAACTGTAAAAGCTGGAAATTCTGTAGTAGTAGTGGTTTCAGCGATGGGTAAAACTACTGATGGGTTAGTGAAACTAGCTCATGATATCTCTAAAACTCCTAGTCGTCGGGAAATGGATATGCTGCTTTCTACGGGAGAGCAAGTTACCATTGCTTTACTAAGTATGGCATTGCAGGAAATTGGTCAACCAGCAATTTCGATGACTGGCGCTCAGGTGGGCATTGTTACCGAAGCAGAACACTCTCGCGCTCGGATTTTACATATTGAAACTGAACGCTTAATGCGGCAAATTAATGGCGGCAAAGTGGTTGTGGTTGCAGGGTTTCAAGGAATTAGCAGTACAGAAGAATTAGAAATTACTACTTTGGGACGTGGTGGTTCTGACACTTCCGCAGTGGCAATAGCCGCCGCTATCGGTGCAGATTTTTGTGAAATTTATACAGATGTCCCCGGAATTTTAACTACAGATCCGCGCCTTGTTCCCGAAGCTCAATTATTGACAGAAATCACTAGTGATGAAATGCTGGAATTGGCTAGTTTAGGGGCGAAGGTATTACATCCCAGGGCTGTGGAAATTGCCCGTAATTATGGCGTTCCCCTGGTGGTACGGTCGAGTTGGACAGATCAGCCCGGAACTTGGGTAACAACGCCTCCAAGGCAAGATCGGGCGTTAGTGAATTTAGAATTAGCTCGACCTGTGGATGCTGTGGAGTTTGATATTCAACAGGCAAAGGTGGCTTTATTGCGTGTTCCTGATAGACCAGGGGTAGCAGCCCAGTTATTTGGGGAAATTTCCCAGCAAAATGTTGATGTTGATTTAATTATTCAGTCTATTCATGAAGGTAATACTAACGACATTGCTTTTACAGTAAATTCATCAATATTAAAACGGGCAGAAGCAGTATCATTAGCTATAGCACCGATATTTAAAAATCAGCATACTTCAGATGAAGCGGAAGTGATGGTAGAGAAAGATACTGCTAAAGTGAGTATTGTGGGCGCGGGAATGATTGGTCGTCCGGGGGTAGCAGCGCAGATGTTTAAAACTTTGGCTGAAGCTGGTGTAAATATTCAGATGATTTCTACCAGTGAAGTTAAGGTGAGTTGTGTTGTTGATGCGGTAGATTGCGATCGCGCTATAGCTGCTCTCTGTCACACCTTTGAAATTAATTCTTCCTCTACTGCTTTAGCTTCTCCTAGTGCTAATACCCCTGCTGTGCGTGGTGTCGCGTTGGATATGAATCAAGCGCGAATTGCGATTCGGCAAGTACCAAATCGTCCGGGTATGGCCGCCAAATTGTTTGGATTTTTGGCAGAATATAATATCAGTGTGGATATGATTATTCAATCTCAACGGTGTCGAATAGTAGATGGTGTTCCCCGTCGAGATATTGCCTTTACTGTAGCGAGAATGGACGCAGAAAATGCCCAACAGAAATTACAGCAAGTTGCAGCGGAGTTTGATTGGGGTGAGGTAGTATTAGATCAGGCGATCGCTAAGGTGAGTATAGTTGGTTCTGGGATGGTGGGACAACCAGGTACCGCTGCCAAAATGTTTACAGCTTTAGCCAAAAATCACATCAATATTCAAATGATTGCTACTTCGGAAATTAAAATTAGTTGTGTTGTGGGAGAAGATGAAGGGGTGAAAGCTTTGCAAGTTATTCACTCAGCTTTTGATTTGGCTGGAAGTGAAAAATTTGTAGTTCCAGTGTAACCAACCTTATTTTTTATAGGATAATCCCATAGGGTGGCCAATTTCCACCCTAGATTTATGTAAATTTTTGTTACTTTTACTTTTCTCAGGTTATGTTATTTAAATACAATCTTCTGGGAGTAATTACTCTGATACCTAAAAATATGCAGATTGGAGCGAAATATCTTCAAAACTTCTTCTACTGATGGTATTTTAAATCTACTAGGAAAAACAATGATTGAAATTACAGAACAGCCTAAAGAATTACAGGAACGGTTCAAAAAGTTCACGATCTTACATTCCAATGATATGCACGGTGACTTTTTGGCTGAGGCCAAAGGAGCAGAAGGTAATCTTATTGGTGGGTTAGCTCTGATTTCTGGATATCTCAATAAAGTACGTTCTGAAGAGAAAAACACACTATTTGTAATTTCCGGTGATATGGTTCAGGGATCAATGATTGATACCGAATATAAAGGGGTTTCAACCATAGAAATCATGAACTATCTTGCCCCTAGTGTCGTCACTTTAGGAAATCATGAATTAGACTATGGATTGCCTCATTTACTTTTCCTAGAAAAGATGGCAAATTTCCCCATTGTCAATGCCAATCTTTATATCAAAAAATATAACAAACGCTTGATGAATCCTTATCTAATCCTCAATGTAGACGGATTTGATATTATGTTCATTGGCATTGTTACCGATGAGGTACTAAAATCCTTAAAACTGGATTCTAGTATTGGTACTTTTATCAATCTAGAAGATGCTGCGGCCGAAGTTGGTAAAATTTGTAATGCTTACAAAACAGAGGATATTGACTTAACAATTCTGCTTACCCATATTGGCTTTGAAGAAGATAAAAAACTAGCAGCAATGCTTGATCCAGTCTGGGGTGTGGATATGATCATTGGTGGACATTCTCACACTTTTTTGGAACAACCCGCTAAAGTTAATGATATTCTCATTACCCAAGCAGGTGTAGGTACAGATCAGATTGGACGTTTTGATATTGTAGTTGATGATGATACAAACAGTATTGTGGACTGGAAATGGCAACTGATTCCTGTAGATCATAATCTCGCTGAACCAGATCCAGATCTCACCAATTTTATTAACTCTTTTAAAGACGAGGTAGATCGAAAATATAATCGTCTAATTGGTCGTTTAAATCGTAAACTTACCCATCCTAAACGGGAACAAGAAACGGATTTAGGTAACTTAATTACTGATATTTTTGCCCAATTAGAAGCAACAATAAATGTGACTTTAATTGGTAGTGGCTCAATCCGAGGCACAGAATTAGGTCCTTTAGTAACCCTGGGTAATTTGAAAAAAGTTTATCCCTATGATGGTCCGCTTTATAAAATTAAAGTGACAGGGGGGAAACTGCTTAAAATGTTTAATTATATTATGAGAGCAGAAAACCGAATTCCTGGTGAAAGTAATTATTTCCAGGTGAATAAAGGTATTCAAGCTGTTTACCATGAGGCTGAGAAAAAGCTAGAATCATTAACAATTAATGGAGAACTTGTACAACCTGAAACCCATTATATACTCTGTTTGCAAGAGTATCATTACAAAAATTCATTTGCCAGCCTCAATTTAACTAAGGAAGAATTGGTTGAATTAAGTGAGCCTAAAGTGGTAACTACATCTGCCCAAAATGTACTTGAAGAATATTTTGCTTCTCATCAACTTCTTGATAGTCAAATTGAAAAAAGACTAATTATTAAATAGGAAGTAATCTACTACAATCACAAAACTACTGGGGGTGGGGTTTTCCGCCCTCAATAGTATTAAATCAGATGATTTATATGTTTTTTAAAATTGTTTAATTATTGAAAATCCTCCCTTTAATTTCCTCTACCAAATCTGCCAAAGCTACTTCTATTTGTTCACCACTTTGTAGATCTTTCAATGATGATTTTTGTGCTGCTGCTTCTTCCGCACCAATAATTACACAAAATCTAATTCCCTGTTTATCTGCGGCTTGAAATTGTTTACCTAAAGGGCGTTTTTCAAAGTTAGTCACAACATTAATTCCCCCTTGACGTAACTGTTGAGATACTTGTAAATAAACAGGCATTAAATCCTCTTGCATATTTACTACTACCACTTGAGTAGGAGTTGCAGATAAAGTATTGAGAATACCCGCTTTTAACAACCTGCTAATTAACCGAG is a window encoding:
- the pstC gene encoding phosphate ABC transporter permease subunit PstC, whose protein sequence is MANLSDGDIDLTSTGGVNFWFDKGFTWLVYIFSGITVAILFVMTWVIYKEAQPAIDKFGLGFLWGQDWDTGNQIFGALPYIYGTLVSSAIAVLLTIPVGISIALVTSEDFLPNPVKTTIAFVIELIAAIPSVIIGLWGIFIFIPFIVPIEKWLSSVLGFIPLFNTQDPAGNNMLTAGIVLAIMTLPAMAAISRDVLMVIPKELRSSSMALGGTRWETVFRVLLPAAFSGMVSATMLSLGRALGETMAVTMLIGNSAQISISLLDPAYNIPAVLANEFAEAEPGLHIGALSYLGLILFALTLAINIAAVLVVEWVAKKNR
- a CDS encoding bifunctional metallophosphatase/5'-nucleotidase — protein: MIEITEQPKELQERFKKFTILHSNDMHGDFLAEAKGAEGNLIGGLALISGYLNKVRSEEKNTLFVISGDMVQGSMIDTEYKGVSTIEIMNYLAPSVVTLGNHELDYGLPHLLFLEKMANFPIVNANLYIKKYNKRLMNPYLILNVDGFDIMFIGIVTDEVLKSLKLDSSIGTFINLEDAAAEVGKICNAYKTEDIDLTILLTHIGFEEDKKLAAMLDPVWGVDMIIGGHSHTFLEQPAKVNDILITQAGVGTDQIGRFDIVVDDDTNSIVDWKWQLIPVDHNLAEPDPDLTNFINSFKDEVDRKYNRLIGRLNRKLTHPKREQETDLGNLITDIFAQLEATINVTLIGSGSIRGTELGPLVTLGNLKKVYPYDGPLYKIKVTGGKLLKMFNYIMRAENRIPGESNYFQVNKGIQAVYHEAEKKLESLTINGELVQPETHYILCLQEYHYKNSFASLNLTKEELVELSEPKVVTTSAQNVLEEYFASHQLLDSQIEKRLIIK
- the pstS gene encoding phosphate ABC transporter substrate-binding protein PstS; translated protein: MAFLSTILNRVVATSVITGAVALSPMLSAIAQAQTLNGAGATFPAPLYERYAREVKKKYPDLKVNYQAIGSGGGIRQTIAGTVDFGGSDAAMKDDEIAKVKNGVILVPTAGGAVSVVYNLPGVSKLRLSRATLPAIFSGQIKNWDDAKIKADNPGVNLPNSPIKFVVRADGSGTTFIFTNHLSAISGYFKGRIGANTAPKWTLPNVLKGKGNPGVAALVRSNPGSIGYVEYDYATKNKLNSAEIQNKKGEFVAPSLASANSALSNVAFPSNYRVFIGDPSQGYPIVGLTWMMVYQKYSNPAKAEAVKKWINWVLKDGQQYNDDLNYTKIPSDVVNRVLQTVNSTVK
- the pstA gene encoding phosphate ABC transporter permease PstA, producing MSAYPNSEIDQSTATELYQPLSRGRQLFTYAMNGIAFGLSVLALLPLSSILWEIMSRGLSGFKLEMLFHPLIENGFANAILGTILMVSIGALLSIPVGVITGIFLAEFSQTNPFTQYVRFVTSILTGVPSIIVGMFAYGVIVLLTKGFSAIAGGFALAVIMLPMIVLTTEEALKLIPVPQRLASAALGGTRFQTTFRVIVSSAIPGITTGISLAIARASGETAPLIFTALFSQNWSDGLLSPTASLPVLIFNLYNNPDPAVNQLVWTTSIILLTLVLFFSVLSRVIAKKR
- a CDS encoding aspartate kinase; its protein translation is MALIVQKYGGTSVGSVERIQAVAERIEKTVKAGNSVVVVVSAMGKTTDGLVKLAHDISKTPSRREMDMLLSTGEQVTIALLSMALQEIGQPAISMTGAQVGIVTEAEHSRARILHIETERLMRQINGGKVVVVAGFQGISSTEELEITTLGRGGSDTSAVAIAAAIGADFCEIYTDVPGILTTDPRLVPEAQLLTEITSDEMLELASLGAKVLHPRAVEIARNYGVPLVVRSSWTDQPGTWVTTPPRQDRALVNLELARPVDAVEFDIQQAKVALLRVPDRPGVAAQLFGEISQQNVDVDLIIQSIHEGNTNDIAFTVNSSILKRAEAVSLAIAPIFKNQHTSDEAEVMVEKDTAKVSIVGAGMIGRPGVAAQMFKTLAEAGVNIQMISTSEVKVSCVVDAVDCDRAIAALCHTFEINSSSTALASPSANTPAVRGVALDMNQARIAIRQVPNRPGMAAKLFGFLAEYNISVDMIIQSQRCRIVDGVPRRDIAFTVARMDAENAQQKLQQVAAEFDWGEVVLDQAIAKVSIVGSGMVGQPGTAAKMFTALAKNHINIQMIATSEIKISCVVGEDEGVKALQVIHSAFDLAGSEKFVVPV